A genomic stretch from uncultured Cohaesibacter sp. includes:
- the ccmA gene encoding heme ABC exporter ATP-binding protein CcmA yields the protein MTLQENTKLLSVQNLGCIRGGRPVIENISFELQGGKALVVTGPNGIGKSSLLRTLAGLIKAHAGSMFLEGGDEDLSVGQQAHYFGHADAIKPALSCHENLKFWQTYYGHPARSPFQAMIEVGIEDLIDLPAAYLSAGQRRRLSLARLLVSHRPIWLLDEPTSALDKASEHKLEVLMAEHMGEGGLIIAATHAPLGLVDPLRLHLDRNQISDGVHDETPSDPTAH from the coding sequence TTGACCCTTCAAGAAAATACAAAGCTTTTAAGCGTTCAGAATTTGGGATGTATCCGCGGAGGCCGCCCTGTCATCGAGAATATTTCCTTCGAGCTGCAAGGCGGCAAGGCGCTTGTGGTGACAGGCCCGAACGGCATCGGAAAATCATCGCTATTGCGCACATTGGCAGGCCTCATCAAGGCCCATGCCGGTTCCATGTTTCTTGAAGGCGGAGACGAGGATCTTTCCGTAGGCCAGCAGGCTCACTATTTCGGCCATGCCGATGCCATCAAGCCGGCCTTGTCATGCCATGAAAATCTAAAATTCTGGCAGACTTATTATGGCCATCCGGCCCGCAGCCCCTTTCAGGCGATGATCGAGGTGGGGATCGAAGACCTGATCGATCTGCCGGCAGCCTATCTCTCTGCTGGCCAGCGCCGCCGTCTATCGCTGGCGCGCCTGCTTGTCAGTCACCGCCCGATCTGGCTGCTTGATGAACCGACCTCAGCGCTCGACAAGGCCTCAGAACACAAGCTGGAGGTTCTGATGGCCGAGCATATGGGCGAGGGAGGACTCATCATCGCGGCCACCCATGCGCCGTTGGGATTGGTCGACCCTTTGCGCCTGCATCTTGACCGCAACCAGATCAGCGATGGGGTGCATGACGAAACCCCGAGCGACCCAACCGCCCACTAG
- the ccmD gene encoding heme exporter protein CcmD, translating into MFGNYAGFIIASYGVTAATILVLILWVMLDGHKQTKILAQLHERGIHRRSERAKAASNS; encoded by the coding sequence ATGTTTGGAAATTACGCCGGTTTCATTATCGCCTCCTATGGCGTCACCGCCGCCACGATCCTTGTGTTGATCCTGTGGGTCATGCTGGACGGGCACAAGCAGACCAAAATTTTGGCCCAATTGCATGAGAGGGGTATTCACCGCCGCTCCGAGCGCGCAAAAGCGGCCTCCAATTCCTAA
- the ccmB gene encoding heme exporter protein CcmB — MGALFVRDLKLSIRIGGGALMGVLFFLIVVTIFPFAVGPDLNLLARIGPAILWIGALLATLLSLDRLFQADQEDGTLDLLLLGEHPLELVVLVKCAAQWLSTGLPLVVATPLLSLFLNIEPIGIAAVTATLLIGTPALTLIGAVGAALTVILRRGGLLLSILILPLTIPVLIFGVSASLGAVTDPAPFDTPFYILCGLSLLYLVIGPVAAAAALRSSQE, encoded by the coding sequence ATGGGTGCCCTCTTTGTGCGGGATCTGAAATTATCCATCCGTATCGGCGGCGGTGCGCTCATGGGCGTACTGTTCTTTCTGATCGTCGTCACCATTTTTCCTTTTGCCGTGGGGCCGGATCTTAATCTCCTTGCGCGCATCGGCCCGGCTATTCTCTGGATCGGAGCCTTGCTGGCGACGCTGTTGAGCCTTGACCGCCTGTTTCAGGCCGATCAGGAAGACGGCACGCTTGATCTGTTGCTGCTTGGCGAGCATCCGCTGGAGCTGGTGGTGCTGGTCAAATGTGCCGCCCAATGGCTTTCCACAGGCCTGCCTCTGGTGGTCGCCACGCCCCTTCTATCGCTGTTTCTCAACATCGAGCCGATTGGCATTGCCGCCGTTACAGCCACCTTGCTCATAGGCACACCAGCGCTTACGCTCATTGGCGCTGTCGGGGCCGCTCTTACGGTGATCTTGCGCCGGGGCGGATTGCTGCTCTCGATCCTCATTCTACCGCTCACGATCCCCGTGCTGATTTTCGGCGTCAGCGCATCCCTTGGGGCCGTCACAGATCCGGCACCTTTCGACACGCCATTCTATATCCTGTGCGGACTTTCGCTGCTCTATCTGGTGATTGGCCCGGTGGCGGCGGCGGCAGCCTTGAGAAGTTCGCAGGAGTAG
- a CDS encoding heme ABC transporter permease yields MTETKQRSFQMRDLANPTRFLALLDKIMIPLIILTVIVVGIGIYMALFDSPEDYQQGATVRIMYIHVPAAWLAMFAYTMMTISALGTLVWKHPLADVSAKAAAPLGAAFTFVCLTTGSFWGKPMWGTWWVWDARLTSMLILLIIYLGLIALWHAIEDPIKAGKAVAILTLVGFVIIPIIKFSVDWWSTLHQPASVFTLNGPKMANSMLIPLMVMAIGFTLLFTALHLKAMKNEILRRRIRSMQMQAARQVASGNRATATQTASPTTGHSTPH; encoded by the coding sequence ATGACTGAGACCAAACAAAGATCTTTCCAGATGAGAGACTTGGCCAATCCAACACGCTTTCTCGCGTTGCTTGACAAGATCATGATCCCACTCATTATTCTCACGGTGATCGTCGTCGGCATCGGCATCTATATGGCGTTGTTTGACTCCCCGGAAGACTATCAGCAAGGTGCCACGGTCCGAATCATGTATATCCATGTGCCCGCCGCCTGGCTGGCTATGTTCGCCTATACAATGATGACCATTTCCGCACTGGGCACACTGGTCTGGAAGCATCCGCTGGCCGACGTTTCGGCTAAGGCCGCCGCCCCTCTGGGCGCAGCCTTCACCTTTGTATGCCTGACCACTGGCAGTTTCTGGGGTAAACCCATGTGGGGCACATGGTGGGTCTGGGATGCACGGCTCACTTCCATGCTCATTCTGCTGATCATCTATCTGGGTCTCATCGCGCTCTGGCATGCCATCGAAGATCCAATCAAGGCAGGCAAGGCCGTTGCCATTCTGACCCTTGTGGGCTTTGTCATCATTCCGATCATCAAATTCTCTGTCGATTGGTGGAGCACCCTGCATCAGCCAGCCAGCGTCTTTACGCTCAATGGCCCCAAGATGGCCAATTCCATGTTGATTCCGTTGATGGTGATGGCAATCGGCTTCACGCTGCTCTTCACTGCCTTGCATCTCAAGGCCATGAAGAACGAGATCCTACGGCGACGCATCCGCTCAATGCAGATGCAGGCCGCCCGACAGGTCGCCTCGGGCAACCGGGCCACCGCCACCCAGACTGCAAGCCCAACAACCGGCCATTCAACACCCCACTGA